In the genome of Aureimonas sp. OT7, one region contains:
- a CDS encoding FCD domain-containing protein encodes MSKLTDTNLSAIDFLRTRSLANVVQAEIERMIIDGELKPNERVNENGLSQRLGVSRGPIREACSALAAMGLIEIIPNRGFFIRALTNDEAQDLSEARASVFGCLAMMAAERITDDEIASLRVLTDRMDEVASLNDVHIYYPINLEFHRRITELGGNKRLALIYQSFVRELHIQRYRALSSTDVLQVSNEEHKAIVEALATRDPARALNAARGHIINGITRTRQAKEPR; translated from the coding sequence ATGTCCAAGCTCACCGATACCAATCTTTCCGCCATCGATTTCCTGCGCACGCGCTCCCTTGCGAATGTCGTGCAGGCGGAAATCGAGCGGATGATCATCGATGGCGAACTGAAGCCCAATGAGCGCGTCAACGAAAATGGCCTCTCGCAGCGCCTCGGCGTCAGCCGGGGCCCCATCCGCGAAGCATGCAGCGCGCTGGCGGCCATGGGCCTGATCGAGATCATCCCCAATCGCGGCTTCTTCATCAGGGCCCTCACCAATGACGAGGCGCAGGACCTGTCCGAGGCGCGCGCCAGCGTATTCGGCTGCCTCGCCATGATGGCGGCGGAACGCATCACCGACGACGAGATCGCATCGTTGCGGGTGCTGACGGACCGGATGGACGAGGTGGCGTCCCTCAACGACGTGCACATCTACTACCCGATCAACCTGGAATTTCACCGCCGCATCACCGAGCTCGGCGGCAACAAGCGGCTGGCCCTCATCTACCAGAGCTTCGTTCGGGAATTGCATATCCAACGCTATCGCGCCTTATCCAGCACCGATGTGCTCCAGGTCTCGAACGAAGAGCACAAGGCCATCGTGGAGGCCCTCGCCACCCGCGATCCGGCGCGCGCGCTGAACGCCGCCCGAGGCCACATCATCAACGGCATCACCCGGACGCGGCAGGCCAAGGAACCGCGCTAG